The proteins below come from a single Danio aesculapii chromosome 23, fDanAes4.1, whole genome shotgun sequence genomic window:
- the c1ql4a gene encoding complement C1q-like protein 4 — protein MVLILLVTIPLLVHSTKGGGAGTSGSHYEMLGSCRMVCDPYTTSQGQELTAVSPAPPDFPNRRGKSGYRGPPGIPGPPGPRGPPGEPGKPGPQGPPGPGPGGYVPSFYSPKIAFYAGLRKQHEGTDVLKFDDVVTNVGNYYEPSTGKFTCPLPGIYFFTYHVLMRGGDGTSMWADLKKNGQVRASAIAQDADQNYDYASNSVILHLDVGDEVCVQLDGGKVHGGNTNKYSTFSGFLIYAD, from the exons ATGGTTCTGATCCTTCTGGTCACAATCCCTTTACTGGTGCACAGTACAAAAGGAGGAGGAGCCGGCACCTCTGGAAGCCATTATGAAATGCTAGGAAGTTGTCGGatggtttgtgacccctacaccACATCTCAGGGCCAGGAGCTAACTGCTGTTTCACCCGCACCTCCTGATTTTCCAAACCGGAGAGGGAAATCTGGGTATCGGGGACCTCCGGGGATTCCAGGACCACCTGGTCCACGAGGACCACCAGGAGAGCCTGGGAAGCCAGGTCCACAAGGACCCCCAGGTCCTGGGCCTGGTGGTTACGTGCCGTCCTTCTACAGTCCTAAAATTGCCTTTTACGCAGGGCTGCGCAAGCAACATGAAGGCACTGATGTGCTCAAGTTTGATGATGTGGTGACCAATGTGGGCAACTACTATGAGCCCAGCACTGGAAAATTCACATGCCCTCTACCTGGTATCTACTTCTTCACATACCATGTCCTGATGAGAGGAGGAGATGGGACCAGTATGTGGGCGGACCTCAAGAAGAACGGACAG gtgAGGGCCAGCGCTATCGCCCAGGATGCTGACCAGAATTACGACTACGCCTCCAACAGTGTGATCCTGCATTTAGACGTGGGAGACGAGGTCTGTGTGCAGCTGGATGGAGGCAAAGTCCACGGAGGAAACACCAACAAGTACAGCACGTTCTCCGGCTTCCTCATCTACGCCGACTGA